In the genome of Oscillatoria salina IIICB1, one region contains:
- the kdpA gene encoding potassium-transporting ATPase subunit KdpA: MTQGFFQIGLTLVILVAIVPFLGSYMAKVYQKQRTFLDPIFNPLERAIYVLSGVRYQQNMTGWQYIRAILLSNLVMFILVYLIFILQGILPLNPVNLAAPSWDLALHTAISFVTNTNQQHYSGETTFSYASQVLALGFLMFTSAATGLAVAIAFIRGLSGREIGNFYVDLTRSITRILLPISLIGAIILVALGVPETIQEPAIATTLEGVPQAIARGPVAHFEIIKELGENGGGFFGINSAHPFENPHGLTNLIETLTMVCIPASLIYTYGIMTGNKKQGWLIFGMVFIIYVILITISAIGEFQGNPIVNNIINQQAPNLEGKEVRFGWAQTALWAVTTTGTMCGAVNGMHDSLMPPGGFSTLFNMFLQIVWGGQGTGTAYLFVFLILTVFLTGLMVGRTPEFLGRKIEKKEIVLASVILLVHPIMILIPGAITMAFPDTVGYPDVIGLAGITNPGFHGVSQVIYEYTSAAANNGSGFEGLNDNTLWWNLTASISLLGGRYIPLIALVLLADNMYRKQPVPETPGTLRTDTPLFTGVTAGIILILGALTFLPVLVLGPIAEGLNLH, from the coding sequence ATGACACAAGGTTTTTTTCAAATCGGTTTAACCCTCGTCATCTTAGTAGCAATAGTCCCTTTTTTGGGTAGCTATATGGCGAAAGTATATCAAAAACAAAGAACATTTCTCGATCCTATTTTCAATCCTCTCGAACGAGCCATTTATGTTCTGAGCGGAGTTCGCTATCAACAAAATATGACAGGTTGGCAATACATTCGCGCTATCTTATTGAGTAACCTGGTTATGTTTATTCTCGTGTATCTAATCTTCATACTTCAGGGGATTTTACCCCTCAATCCGGTGAATTTAGCTGCACCGAGTTGGGATTTGGCATTACATACCGCTATTTCTTTTGTTACTAATACAAATCAACAGCATTATTCCGGTGAAACTACGTTTAGTTATGCCTCTCAAGTGCTAGCATTGGGATTTCTAATGTTTACCTCAGCAGCAACAGGATTAGCGGTTGCTATTGCCTTTATTCGAGGTTTAAGCGGAAGAGAAATCGGTAATTTTTATGTTGATTTAACCCGCAGTATTACTCGCATTTTGTTACCCATTTCTTTGATTGGGGCAATTATTTTAGTGGCATTAGGCGTTCCTGAAACTATCCAAGAACCAGCAATTGCGACCACATTAGAGGGTGTTCCTCAAGCGATCGCACGAGGTCCGGTTGCTCACTTTGAAATTATCAAAGAATTAGGAGAAAACGGCGGAGGATTTTTCGGGATCAATTCAGCCCATCCTTTTGAAAATCCTCATGGACTGACTAACTTAATCGAAACCCTAACCATGGTTTGTATTCCCGCTTCTTTAATTTACACCTATGGAATTATGACAGGAAATAAAAAGCAGGGATGGCTCATCTTTGGTATGGTCTTTATTATCTATGTCATTCTGATTACTATTTCAGCCATTGGTGAATTTCAAGGGAATCCCATTGTTAACAATATTATTAATCAACAAGCTCCTAATTTAGAAGGCAAAGAAGTGCGTTTTGGCTGGGCGCAAACGGCACTTTGGGCTGTTACTACTACGGGGACAATGTGTGGTGCAGTGAATGGAATGCACGATTCCTTAATGCCACCCGGAGGATTTTCTACCTTATTTAATATGTTCCTACAAATTGTCTGGGGCGGTCAAGGAACGGGAACAGCTTATTTATTTGTGTTCTTAATTTTGACAGTTTTCTTGACAGGATTAATGGTTGGGCGGACACCAGAATTTCTCGGACGCAAGATTGAAAAAAAAGAGATTGTTTTAGCCAGTGTCATCTTGTTAGTTCACCCGATTATGATTTTAATTCCGGGTGCGATTACAATGGCTTTTCCTGATACCGTTGGCTATCCGGATGTAATTGGGCTTGCGGGAATTACTAACCCTGGTTTTCATGGAGTTTCTCAAGTTATTTATGAATATACCTCGGCGGCGGCTAACAATGGTTCGGGATTTGAAGGATTAAATGATAACACCCTTTGGTGGAATTTAACCGCTAGTATCAGCTTGCTAGGAGGACGTTACATTCCTTTAATTGCCCTAGTTTTATTGGCAGATAATATGTATCGCAAACAACCTGTTCCCGAAACTCCTGGAACGTTACGAACGGATACGCCTTTATTTACAGGTGTGACAGCAGGAATCATTTTAATTCTGGGTGCGCTGACATTCCTTCCAGTGTTAGTTTTAGGACCTATTGCCGAAGGATTGAATTTGCATTAG